CGGATGTCGCCGCGCGCGTCACAGTGGAGGCCACTCGTGCCGCCTTCTTCGTGGGGCTGCCGGCGCTCGCACTCTTCGTCGCGACCGTGCGGCGTCGCTCGCTCCTGGGGCAAGCCAAGCGCTCCCGCGACGCAGGCCACGGCGAAGGCCCCTTGCGACCGGGCGCGTCGACCATCATCCACGGCGTGGTGGAGCCAACGCCGGCCGACGAAGCGGCCATCGAGATCACCATCACGCAAGAGGGCCACGAGCGCGGCCCCAAAGACGCGCTCACGCATTCGTGGCGCGAGGTTGGCCGCGAGGCCCGCGCGGTGCCGTTCGTCGTCGCCGACCGACGCGGCTTTCGGGTGCGCGTCGAAGCCAACGACCAAACGCGCCTCGTCGACGCGCTCGACGAGGTCACCTACGAGCCCAATCCGAACGTGCGTCGCCGCCGCGCCCGCCTCGTAGCTGGCGAGCCCATCTACGTCCTTGGCGAGCTCGCGGAAGAGGCCGTAGGCGGCGCCTATCGCGGCCAAGACGCCGCGCTCGTGATGCGGGCGCCAAAGCGCGGCGCCCTCGTGTGCTCGACGCGGCCGCTCGACGAGCGCTTCCTACGCGACGCGACACGCCACGGTCGATTCGCTTGGTTCTTCGGCGCGGTCGCGCTCTTGCTCCTCGCCTTCGAGATCCCGCCCATGCTGGCGCTCCTCCGCGCGAGCCCTGACACCGTCACGGTGATCGGCACCCGCATGAAGCCCGGCCCCAACACCAACTGCTACGTAGACGTGCGAGCCTCACACGGCGACGCGCTAACCCTCCGCATGCCTCCCTCCGCGTGCAAGACGCTCAAGGCCGGCGACACGTTCACGCGCCTCAGACCGATTGAGTCGGCGTGGCCGTTCTTGTCCTTGCCGACGTTCGCCATCATGTTGCTCGGGCTGATCACCTTCGCCGTTGGACGGCGCCGACCCTGGTACGAAGCGGCCGTCATCGACGTCGGAGTGGGCCCACTGGCACGCCCCGCGAAGGCGGGCCACGAACTCGACGCCTTCTCTCAGAACGCCGACGCGAACGACTCCTGACGGCGTGTCGCGTACCTGCGCCGCCACCGACGACCGACGGATCGTGCGATTCCGCGAAGACGACCGCGACCACACATAGGCGCCGCCGCCACACATGCAGTCTGCACCCATCACCCTAGCGGCGCGAGACGGAGCGTTCTAGATTTCGTCCATGCAAGGCTGCTCGAGTTGCGGCAGGGTGCCAATCGCGGAGACGCCCAAAGCGCTCTCGAACTCGCTCGGCGGGAGCGCCTCGACGTATTCGGTGGCCCACGGCATCAAGAATGTGTCGAACCGTGGAGCGAACGGCGTGCCTGGCATTCGCCTCGACATGAAGTCTGAGAAGTCGCTCGCGTGGGTGCGGGCAGCAGCGCCCTTCAACGCGTCAGACATCCCCGAGAAGGTCACGAGCAAGCTCTGGGTCAACATCGCCTGCGACAGCCTTGTCGTCGACGCCGACGGAAACGTGGGTGGTGCACTCGCGGAGCAATACGTCGCCAACGGCGGGCAAGCGTATATCGGCATCGTCGGGAGCCCGAGCGCCTTCGCGGGAGACGGCTACGCGAAGCGCGCGCAGGAGCTCGTGAAGGCGAACCCTTCGATGACGGGGGCGCAGCTCGCGGACAAGATGAGCCGCGAGGCGTGGGGGTCGAAGCCCGGCATGGAGCAAGATCGGCAAGCACGCCTCGATGCGGGAAAAAACGAGGCCACAGCGGGCATGGGACGCAGCTCCATCTCGGCGATCGCTCCGGCAAAGTCACCGCAGTTCTTTTGTTACGGCCCCGGCTGCGATCTCCCCCTCGGCCAGGTCATCGACGGGAAAGCCCAAGGAGAAGACCAGCGCCCCGGCGATCGACCCTACCCAAGCCTGTAGTGCTCCCGAAACGACGCGGGGCCCGCGATCGGGCAATGCGGCAACGCTCCACCACTCCCGGCAGGCGTCGGGGAGGTAGGCCCCCGGCGCCATCTCTCGCGGCTGAATCATTTCGTTGGGATCGGCCCGCGAGGGCGTTGGCGCGCCCCGTGCTTCGAAGCCAGCATGCTCCACAACTACTGACAAAACTCGGCACCCCAATCTCCATTCTTTCGACGTCCTCTGCCGTCGTTGACACCGCTTCGGCCAGCCTGTTATCCGAAACGCGGTGCGTTCCCCTCTCCTCGCCAAGAGCGCCCGCTCGGCGCGTCGGCGCTGGTTTCGGGGTCTTCTGGCCCTCGTCGCCGTCGCGACCGCGTGGGTTGTGCTCGTTGCGACGGAGCGCGACGCCCTCGCGCAATGCGTCGACGACGAGCTGAAACAGGAGCTCGTCGGCGGCCGTCACTACCGGGGCGTCCAGGAGCGCCTCTTCGTGAAAGCGTTCCGCCACGAGCTGTCCGGCATGGGCGGCTGGTACGCGGCGGACCTCTACTCCTCGAGCTGGGTCGCCGGCGGAGCCTACACGTTTCACTTCTCGGAGGATTTCGCGCTCGAAGCGAGCGCGGCGTTCAATCGGTTTCGCTCCAAGGCGACCGACAGCTACGAGAAGCGCTACCCACAGATCCAGGTGCAAGAGCGGGCCGATCGGCCGGGCCGCCAGTACTTCGGGCATCTGCTTTGGTCGTTCGCCTACGGCAAACTGCGATGGGCTGGCGGCGGCATCACACGCTTCGACCTCAACGCCGCGCTCGGCGCCGGCGTGACCGACGACGACACCTCGCAAGGCCTCACCGGCAGCTTCGGCATGGGCACCAAGTGGTACTTCGGAAAGTGGTTCGCCCTCCGCTTCGACCTGCGCGATCACATCTTGCGAGAAGTGCTGCTCGGCGAAGAGCACCTCGTGAACGACATCGTGGCGACGGGCGGCTTCAGCGTCTTCGTCCCGTTCGGGTGGTAGGTGCGGGCGCCCATGTAGGCACCCCACACGCGTCTAGCCCTAGCGCGCGAACCAGGGGAAGATGCGGTTCTCATGAGATTGCGGTTTTCGGCGATCGTCTCGGGGCTGCTCGTGGCGGCCGCCTGCCTTGGAACGATGGCCGACGGGCCGGAGGCGAGCGCTCAGCAGCCGAAGAAGGACCGCAAGCGCCCACCCAAGCCTGCGGCCGCCGCCGTCGTCGACGCCGGTGCGGCAGAGGCCAAGGCCGACGACGACAAAGAGAAGGACAAGGGCGCCCCGCTGGCGGCTGCCGGCGACGCCGGCGCCGCGATCGAGCTCGGCGACGGCGGCACCCGCATCTCGCCGCTGACGCCGCTCGCGAATGAGCTGCCTCTCGCGAGCGACGCCGGGACCGTCGACTACGACCGCCTCATCGCCGACATCGCATCGCTGCGCACGCGCGTCGCCGCCGTGGGTGAGGGACTCTTTCAATCGCGCATGACCATCGCGCTGCGCCTCGAGGGTGAGCGCGCGAGGCCGCACCGCCTCACCGTCTCCGTCGACGACGGCGTCGTCTACACGAGCCCGCAGGGGTTCCGCGGCGACGAGATGACGCCGGTCTTCGGGCGAGCGCTCGCGCCGGGCCGCCACGCCGTCACCGTCGACGTGGAGCGCGAAGATCGCGAGAACGCCGCCTACAAGAGCGGGCAGCGCTCTCGCTTCATCGTCGAGGTGAGCCGCGACGAGCAGCTCGACGTGGAGCTGCGCGTGGAGGACGACTCAACGATGGGCGACCTGCCCTCCAAAAAGGGCGGTCGCTACGATCTGCGTGTCCGCATGAAGGCGAACGCTCGCGCCTTGAAGAAGTAACGCATGAAGAGTCGCCGTGTCGCCGCCGCCGTCTCACTCGCTTGGCTCGTCAGCCTCGCGGGGAGCGGTCACGCGCAAACAGCGGCGCCGGCAAAAGAGAAGCTCGCCGACGGCGCGCCCGCGGCACAGGGGCCCGCCGCGGCGCCGCCAGGGGCGCCGACGGGGACGCCGACACCTGCCGATCCGTCGCAGGGCGACAAGATGCGCGACTACCACGCGGCCTTGCGCGGGCGTCGCCTCGGCTCGCAAGAGGCCATGGGACTCGACTACGTGCGAGCGCGCGTATCGGAAGCCGAATCGCTAAGGCACGCGGGGCGCAACGACGAAGCCGCGGCACGCCTCGTCGAGCTCGTTGAACACCCGCAGTTTGAGCCATTCCAAGAGAACGAAGAGGGCAAGGCCGCCATCTACTTGCTCGGCGACACACTCGCCGCGAGCTCCGCCTACGAGCCGGCGCGCGCCTATTTGCAACGCCTCCTGACGCAAAAGACAGCGTCGCTCGCCGGCGGCTCCTACGCCGCGCGTGCCGTGCGGCGCCTCGTCGACATCGCCCTCGAGACACGGCGCTACGACGTGGTGCTCGCCGATCTCAAAGCCGTGCCCGCGAGCGCACCGGAAGAGATCCGCGGCGAGGTCTCGTACCTCACGGGCCGCGCCCGCGAAGGAGGCGACGCCGACGGTGCCATCGCCGCGTACGGCGTCGTCACGCCGCGCTCGCGTTTTTGGGCGCAAGCGACCTACCGCGCGGGCCTCTTGCACACGGCGCGCGGACGCCTGAAAGAAGGAGAGAACCTCTTCTGCCGGGTCGCCGATCCGAAGCGCCAAGGCGCCGGCGGCGTCTCGCCGGTCTTCGGTGACGCTCGCTTCTTCGCGGTGCGCGATCTCGCGCGCCTAGGCCTTGGTCGCATCGCCCACGAACAGGGCCGCTTCGACGACGCGCGCTACTACTACTACCTCGTGCCCCGCGACTCGAACCGCCTCGCCGAGGCGCTCTACGAGTCGGCCACGGGCCGCTACGAAAAGAAGGACTACGAAGGCGCCCGCGAGCTTCTGAACGAGCTCCGCGGCCTCGGCGCGCACCACGTCTACGAGGACGAGGCGCAGATCCTCGACGCCTACGTCGACCTTGCACAATGCAAGTTTCCCGACGCAGACAAGAAGCTCGTCCTATTCCTTTCGCGCTACGAGCCGGTGCGCGACGCGGCCCGGCGGGTGGCCGCCGACGAGCGCGCCATGGCGGGCCTTTTGTCGGTGACGCGCGGGGCCGCCCCGAGCGCCGCCGAAGCCGGCGCGGCAACGCCGGACACGCTCGCGACCATCGCGTCGCTGGTGCGCGTTGACGCCGCCTACGGCGCCGCCGTGAAGCAACGGGCGGTGCTGGAGCGCGAGGCGAGCGGTCTCAAGCTCGCGGCCCGGCAACTCGGCGAGCTCGCGCGTACGATGCAAACGGCCGGTGGCGTGGCACCGGCGCTCGCCGATGGTCACGTGGACGAAGGGCCGAAAGACGTGCAAGCCGCCATCGACGGCGTGCGCCGCGAGATCGACGCGCTCGAGGCGGCCAAGGTCCCCGAGGCCCGGACGACCATGTTGCGAACGGAGCTCGCAGAGCTCGAGGCCCGGCTCGCCACGAGCCGCGGCACGGCGGCGGCCGGCGCGGGGACCTTGAGCAGCAGCAAAGGCGCCGACTTGCCGGATCTCTTGCTCCAAGACGGCGCGAGGGCGCAGGCCTTGGCCCCCAACGTCGAGCGGGCGCGGCGCGAGCTCGAGCGCACCGAGTCCGCCTACGCGAAGGACGCGCTGCGCCGCTTGGATTTGCGCCTCTCGCGTCTCCTCCGTCGAGCGCGCCTCGGCCGCATCGAGTCGGTGCTCGGAAAGAAGCGAGCC
This region of Myxococcales bacterium genomic DNA includes:
- a CDS encoding outer membrane beta-barrel domain-containing protein, coding for MRSPLLAKSARSARRRWFRGLLALVAVATAWVVLVATERDALAQCVDDELKQELVGGRHYRGVQERLFVKAFRHELSGMGGWYAADLYSSSWVAGGAYTFHFSEDFALEASAAFNRFRSKATDSYEKRYPQIQVQERADRPGRQYFGHLLWSFAYGKLRWAGGGITRFDLNAALGAGVTDDDTSQGLTGSFGMGTKWYFGKWFALRFDLRDHILREVLLGEEHLVNDIVATGGFSVFVPFGW